The following coding sequences are from one Lycium ferocissimum isolate CSIRO_LF1 chromosome 3, AGI_CSIRO_Lferr_CH_V1, whole genome shotgun sequence window:
- the LOC132048910 gene encoding uncharacterized protein LOC132048910 yields MNNRRGCGAAGNRGLQVQDPPVEVEVENVFADMLDRVEYASAIVPPWVNAAYCQIVSTIYQLLKLEEYFQNSTDDDPHQHLKNFVGVCTQHMQNVVPNDAIQLRVFKYSLAGEARVWFEKLPHNTIHTWEELVAVFLKKWFLPSKKAEILDKIYDFKQLLEEQLYEAWERFKEYLQKSPNHGFLDHILMVKFYRGLDPLTQAVENNAAGGTESVAYGAPMIHNIMKQNQETQQTTAQLATNTSLLTKIFDDREVKKVNVVEEVPGIPKGMYQVQEGSYQEGPSMQFEDANYVNNSQWGYQRQNYQGGYQNKTQNEWRPQQGQGNYSSNYGGSNQGNYNNNNNFGNRSSNPYILPKGQPNQQGNSKLESMLEKVLANQDKADKTLKRLTETVGSHTASIQKLKSQMRDISGEQHPP; encoded by the exons ATGAACAATAGAAGAGGATGTGGAGCAGCTGGTAATAGGGGTTTGCAAGTGCAAGACCCACCAGTAGAGGTGGAGGTTGAGAATGTCTTTGCGGATATGCTAGACAGGGTGGAAtatgcatctgctattgttcCACCTTGGGTGAATGCCGCATACTGCCAGATTGTCTCTACTATCTACCAACTGCTCAAACTTGAGGAATATTTTCAGAACTCTACCGATGATGACCCTCATCAACACTTGAAGAATTTTGTGGGTGTGTGCACACAGCACATGCAGAATGTTGTTCCTAATGATGCAATTCAGCTAAGGGTTTTCAAATATTCTTTAGCTGGTGAAGCAAGAGTTTGGTTTGAGAAGCTGCCCCACAACACTATTCATACATGGGAAGAGCTGGTTGCTGTCTTTCTCAAGAAGTGGTTTTTGCCGAGCAAGAAAGCTGAAATTCTTGATAAGATTTATGATTTCAAACAGCTTTTGGAGGAGCAACTATATGAAGCATGGGAGAGATTCAAGGAGTATTTGCAAAAGTCTCCAAATCATGGTTTTCTAGACCATATATTGATGGTGAAGTTCTATAGAGGGTTGGATCCATTGACACAAGCAGTAGAGAATAATGCAGCTG GTGGTACTGAAAGTGTAGCCTATGGAGCTCCAATGATCCATAATATTATGAAACAAAATCAAGAGACTCAGCAGACTACAGCTCAGCTTGCAACCAATACTTCTTTGCTGACAAAGATATTTGATGATAGAGAAGTGAAGAaagtgaatgttgttgaagaagttCCGGGAATACCTAAGGGCATGTACCAAGTTCAAGAGGGGTCATATCAAGAGGGGCCTTCTATGCAGTTTGAAGATGCTAACTATGTGAATAACTCTCAATGGGGTTACCAAAGGCAGAACTACCAAGGAGGCTATCAGAATAAGACTCAGAATGAATGGAGACCTCAACAGGGACAAGGTAATTACAGTAGCAACTACGGTGGCTCGAACCAggggaactacaacaacaacaataattttggaaataggaGTTCCAATCCCTATATTCTACCAAAAGGTCAGCCGAATCAGCAAGGAAATTCTAAGTTGGAGAGCATGCTTGAGAAGGTGCTAGCCAACCAAGACAAAGCTGATAAGACTTTGAAGAGGCTGACTGAAACTGTGGGATCTCACACAGCTTCCATTCAGAAGCTCAAGTCGCAGATGAGAGATATTTCCGGAGAACAACACCCTCCATAG